In Ipomoea triloba cultivar NCNSP0323 chromosome 7, ASM357664v1, a single genomic region encodes these proteins:
- the LOC116025797 gene encoding alpha,alpha-trehalose-phosphate synthase [UDP-forming] 6-like codes for MVSRSYSNLLELASGEAPSPSFGRMSRRIPRIMTVAGIMSDLDDDASESVCSDRSSSSAQRDRIIIVANQLPIRAQKKGGNEGKGWIFSWDENSLLLQLKDGLGDDEIEVIYVGCLKEEVHPNEQDEVSQILLETFKCVPTFLPPDLFSRYYHGFCKQQLWPLFHYMLPLSPDLGGRFNRSLWQAYVSVNKIFADRIMEVINPEDDFVWIHDYHLMVLPTFLRKRFNRVKLGFFLHSPFPSSEIYKTLPIREELLRALLNSDLIGFHTFDYARHFLSCCSRMLGLSYESKRGYIGLEYYGRTVSIKILPVGIHMGQLQQVLSLPETEAKVAELMKQFNGQGKTMLLGVDDMDIFKGISLKLLAMEQLLLQHPEKQGKVVLVQIANPARGKGKDVKEVQDETYTTVKRINENFGKPGYEPVILIDQPLKFYERVAYYVVAECCLVTAVRDGMNLIPYEYVISRQGNEKLEKVLGLESPAAKKSMLVVSEFIGCSPSLSGAIRVNPWNIDAVADAMDAALVMAEPEKQLRHDKHYKYVSTHDVGYWARSFLTDLERTCKDHVRRRCWGIGFGLSFRVVALDPNFRKLAMDYIVSAYKRTRTRAILLDYDGTLMPQNTIDKKPSAKTLEILNTLSRDKNNMVFIVSARSREKLDDWFSSCEKLGIAAEHGYFLRVKKEEEWETRVPVVECGWKQIAEPVMQLYTETTDGSAIEDKETSMVWCYEDADPDFGSCQAKELLDHLESVLANEPVTVKSGQNTVEVKPQGVSKGLVAKRLLSLMQEREMSPDFVLCIGDDRSDEDMFEVIMNSVASPSMAPSAEVFACTVGKKPSKAKYYLDDTVEIVRLMQGLASVAEQQQTALL; via the exons ATGGTGTCGAGATCATATTCAAACTTGTTGGAGTTGGCCTCCGGCGAGGCGCCGTCGCCGTCGTTTGGCCGGATGAGCCGCCGGATTCCGCGGATTATGACGGTGGCCGGAATCATGTCGGATTTGGACGATGATGCGTCGGAGAGTGTGTGCTCGGACCGATCCTCATCGTCCGCTCAGAGGGATAGGATTATAATTGTGGCAAATCAGTTGCCAATTAGGGCACAGAAGAAAGGGGGAAATGAGGGGAAAGGATGGATTTTCAGCTGGGACGAGAATTCGCTTCTCCTCCAGCTGAAAGATGGATTAGGGGACGATGAAATTGAGGTTATATACGTAGGTTGTTTGAAAGAGGAAGTTCATCCCAATGAACAGGACGAGGTTTCCCAGATTCTTCTGGAAACCTTCAAGTGTGTGCCCACTTTTTTGCCACCTGATCTGTTTAGTAGGTACTACCATGGCTTCTGTAAGCAGCAGCTGTGGCCGCTTTTCCACTACATGTTGCCCTTGTCGCCCGATCTGGGCGGGAGGTTCAACCGCTCGCTGTGGCAGGCGTACGTGTCCGTGAACAAGATATTCGCGGATAGGATCATGGAAGTGATTAACCCCGAGGATGATTTCGTGTGGATTCACGATTATCACCTCATGGTGTTGCCCACCTTCTTGAGGAAGCGGTTTAATCGAGTGAAGCTCGGGTTCTTCCTGCATAGCCCCTTCCCGTCGTCCGAGATTTACAAGACTTTGCCTATTAGGGAAGAGCTCTTACGAGCTCTCTTGAATTCGGATTTGATCGGGTTCCATACGTTCGACTATGCCAGGCATTTCCTCTCGTGTTGTAGCCGGATGTTAGGGCTATCTTACGAGTCTAAACGAGGCTACATAGGGCTCGAGTATTATGGTCGGACTGTGAGTATTAAAATTCTTCCGGTCGGGATACACATGGGGCAGCTTCAGCAAGTGCTTAGCCTCCCGGAGACTGAGGCGAAAGTTGCAGAATTGATGAAACAGTTTAATGGTCAGGGAAAGACAATGCTGCTCGGAGTTGACGATATGGATATATTTAAAGGGATTAGTTTGAAGTTACTTGCAATGGAACAGTTGCTTCTGCAGCATCCCGAGAAGCAGGGGAAAGTTGTTCTAGTGCAGATAGCCAACCCTGCCCGGGGCAAAGGAAAGGACGTGAAGGAAGTGCAGGACGAGACTTACACAACGGTGAAACGGATTAATGAAAACTTTGGCAAACCCGGGTATGAACCCGTTATCTTGATCGATCAGCCGCTGAAGTTCTATGAACGGGTTGCTTACTATGTTGTGGCGGAGTGTTGTTTGGTGACTGCGGTTAGGGATGGAATGAATCTCATACCTTATGAGTATGTAATAAGCCGTCAAGGAAACGAGAAACTGGAAAAGGTTTTGGGATTAGAGTCACCCGCTGCCAAGAAGAGCATGCTGGTCGTATCCGAGTTTATCGGGTGTTCCCCGTCTTTGAGCGGAGCAATTAGGGTAAACCCGTGGAATATTGATGCAGTGGCAGATGCCATGGATGCCGCTCTGGTGATGGCTGAGCCCGAAAAACAGCTTAGACACGATAAACATTACAAGTATGTTAGCACCCATGATGTTGGCTATTGGGCTCGTAGTTTCTTGACAGATTTGGAGAGAACGTGCAAGGATCACGTAAGACGCAGATGCTGGGGCATTGGATTTGGATTAAGTTTTCGGGTTGTTGCACTCGATCCGAATTTCAGGAAGCTTGCAATGGATTACATAGTTTCGGCATATAAGAGGACAAGAACCCGGGCTATCCTATTAGATTATGACGGCACTTTAATGCCTCAAAATACAATTGACAAGAAGCCGAGTGCTAAAACCCTTGAAATTCTGAATACTTTGAGTAGAGATAAGAACAATATGGTTTTCATTGTGAGTGCTAGAAGCCGAGAGAAATTGGATGATTGGTTTTCGTCTTGCGAAAAACTTGGGATTGCTGCTGAGCATGGCTATTTCTTGAG GGTGAAGAAAGAGGAAGAATGGGAGACTCGGGTGCCAGTAGTGGAATGCGGGTGGAAACAAATTGCAGAGCCCGTCATGCAGCTTTACACTGAAACTACTGATGGATCAGCGATTGAAGACAAGGAAACTTCGATGGTTTGGTGTTATGAGGATGCAGATCCCGATTTTGGATCTTGCCAAGCTAAAGAACTTCTCGATCACCTCGAGAGCGTCCTTGCTAATGAGCCTGTCACGGTTAAGAGCGGGCAGAATACCGTGGAAGTTAAGCCACAG GGTGTGAGCAAAGGGCTTGTAGCGAAACGCCTACTCTCCCTGATGCAAGAGAGGGAGATGTCACCGGATTTTGTTCTGTGCATAGGCGATGACCGATCAGACGAAGACATGTTCGAGGTGATTATGAATTCGGTGGCTAGCCCGTCCATGGCCCCGAGTGCAGAAGTGTTTGCTTGCACCGTCGGTAAAAAGCCGAGCAAGGCTAAATACTACCTCGACGATACAGTCGAAATCGTTAGGTTAATGCAGGGCTTGGCATCTGTTGCAGAACAACAACAAACGGCCCttctataa
- the LOC116025470 gene encoding purine permease 3-like, with protein MKSNKEMEADDVSRRRRLRRALLVLSCTMLAVGNCAGPLIMRLYFIRGGNRIWLSSWLITAGWPVMPAILLISYLRRRSHNPEKAKPFLMKPGVFLASAAIGVLQGLDDYLYAYGEAKLPASTAGLVISTELAFTAGFSFILVKQKFTAHSVNAVYVLTMAAAVLAVRSNDDRWKGESTAEYVFGFAMMLAAAALYGAILPLIELMNKKVVKTAEISYTVVLEIQAVICFSATAFCTVGMLINKDFQAIPREAREFQLGEGKYYLVIACSAVVWQLFFVGAIGVIFCASSLFSGIVTTLLLPVTEILAVVFYKETFHAEKGIALALSLWGFFYYFYGEMAANRTKATAPETVDQMLIAQEA; from the exons atgaagAGTAACAAAGAAATGGAAGCCGACGACGTtagccggcggcggcggctgagAAGAGCCCTTCTCGTGCTCAGCTGTACGATGTTAGCCGTAGGCAACTGCGCCGGCCCTTTAATCATGCGGCTTTATTTCATCCGCGGCGGGAACCGTATATGGCTTTCCAGCTGGCTCATAACAGCCGGCTGGCCAGTAATGCCCGCCATTCTGCTGATATCCTATTTGCGCCGCCGAAGCCACAACCCCGAAAAAGCCAAGCCGTTCCTCATGAAGCCGGGCGTATTCCTAGCCAGCGCGGCAATCGGCGTGCTTCAGGGGCTCGACGATTACCTTTACGCGTACGGTGAAGCCAAGCTGCCGGCTTCCACGGCTGGGCTGGTTATCTCAACCGAGCTGGCTTTCACGGCTGGCTTCTCTTTCATTCTAGTGAAACAGAAGTTCACGGCGCATTCCGTTAACGCCGTTTATGTTTTAACGATGGCGGCGGCGGTTTTGGCGGTCCGGTCTAACGACGACCGGTGGAAGGGGGAGTCGACGGCGGAGTACGTGTTTGGGTTCGCGATGATgctggcggcggcggcgctgtACGGAGCTATTTTGCCGTTGATTGAGCTGATGAATAAGAAGGTGGTGAAAACGGCTGAGATCAGCTACACGGTGGTGTTGGAGATTCAGGCTGTAATCTGTTTCTCGGCGACGGCGTTTTGCACCGTTGGAATGCTCATAAACAAAGACTTCCAG GCAATTCCGAGGGAGGCAAGAGAGTTCCAACTAGGAGAAGGCAAGTACTATTTGGTGATAGCATGCAGCGCCGTGGTTTGGCAGTTGTTCTTCGTGGGAGCCATTGGAGTCATCTTTTGTGCTTCGTCGCTGTTTTCAGGTATAGTGACGACCCTTCTCCTCCCCGTCACTGAAATCTTAGCCGTCGTCTTCTACAAGGAAACCTTCCACGCCGAGAAGGGTATCGCTCTCGCGCTTTCTCTTTGGGGTTTCTTTTACTATTTCTATGGCGAAATGGCAGCAAATAGGACGAAAGCCACGGCTCCCGAAACAGTAGATCAGATGCTTATTGCACAAGAGGCTTAG